The stretch of DNA CATTATTTTAATCAGTTTTATTCAATATCAATGTGCAAAAATAGAAAGAATTTCGGCTTATGCGTCAACAAATCTAATATTTATATAATTTTATGGTTAGGCTAAACGTATATGAATGTGTTTAGAAGCCCCCCAATTTATTTCATTTAAGATATGCCCCGCAATGATGGGAGCTCGTACTCCATTGTTGAATGTAATGCCCGAAATTTCTATGAAGGCTTCATCCCACAATCGTTTATCTATAATACTTTGAAGCAATTCTTGTCCTCCCTCAACGAGTACCGAAATGATTTTCCGCTTTTTGAGTGTCGTGAATATATTCTCCAACAGGTTTTCGTCGAATGGAATTTGGATGAAAGTAACTTTCTCCAGCTTCGGAAAAGACTCCTTTTCGGTGAATACAAGCGTTTCTACTTTTCCATCAAAAATCGTATAATCGAGCGGTATGCGTCCTTGCCTGTCGAGTATGACACGTACGGGGTTTTTTCCATACCAATGTCGTGTCGTAAGCGACGGATTGTCTTTTATTGCCGTATTTGTACCTATCATAATTGCAGGAACAACTGCTCTTTTCTTATGTACAAGCATTTTCGAAAACTCATTCGATATCGGCGTTGGCTGAGGAATGTCTTTCTCGCCTCTGGCTTTGTCTATAAAACCATCCTGAGTCTGTGCCCACTTGAGGTATATATATGGTCTGCCTTTTGTTTGTATGGTAAAGAACTCTTTGTTTAGCTCCCATGCTTCCCGCTCCAATATTCCTACATCAACCTTTATACCGGCATCTTGCAGCATCTTTATTCCTCGTCCCGAAACAGCAGGGTAGGGGTCGAGACATGCGATTACTACATGCGGAATCTGGTTGTCGATAATCAGTTGTGCACATGGAGGTGTTTTTCCTTGATGTGCACATGGTTCGAGTGATACATAGATGGTAGACTCTTTGAGCAATGATTTGTCTTTCACGCTGGCGATGGCGTTCACTTCGGCATGGGCTTTGCCATACTCACGGTGGAAGCCTTCTCCTATTATCTTATCGTTGTGAACTACTACAGCACCCACCATCGGATTGGGACTTACAAATCCTTTTCCATTGAGAGCCAGTTGCAGGCAACGATACATATATTTTTCGTCAACAGTCATTCTTTTGAGTTTCTACAACAGAGAAACGCAATTATTACGAGGTTATTTTACTGTAAAGATTTTTTTATAAAATATTATTTGGCTGCGATTACTTCTATCTCCACCAATGCTCCTTTTGGCAGGTCTTTGACAGCAAAAGCCGAACGTGCGGGGAATGTTCCCGAAAACTGTGTAGCATACACCTCGTTCATTGCCCCAAAGTGAGCTATGTCGTTTAGCAATACGGTAGTTTTTACAATATTGTCGGTTGTAAGACCTGCTTCGGTAAGGATCGCTTTAATGTTTTTGAAACATTGTTCGGTTTGTTCCTTAGCGCCGCCTTCGGGAAAATCACCCGTTGCCGGATCGATAGGAAGTTGTCCGGAAAGAAATACCATCCCATTTACTTCTATAGCCTGGCTGTATGGCCCTATTGCCGCAGGTGCATTATTCGTTGAAATTATTTTTTTCATTGTATGCTGAGTTTGAATGATGAAAATTATTTTATGCCCTTCTGACGTATCACTTCATAAATCAGTACTCCGGCTGCAACAGATACATTGAGTGAGCCTATTGTGCCGAATTGAGGTATTTTTACAAGATTGTCTGCTATTCGCAAATTGTCGTTCGATACTCCCGTGTCTTCTGCACCCATCACAAAAGCTATAGGGCCTGAGTAGTCTACAGATGTATAGTCATCAGCACCACGCTCGGTGGCTGCAACTACTTTTATTCCGCTATTTTTCAGGAATTGAATTGCATTGGTAAGGCTTTGCTCCTTGCATACAGGGATTTTGAGCAATGCTCCTGCTGATGTTTTTATGGCATCGGCATTTACGGTTACACTACCCTTTGCCGGTATAACGATTGCATCTACACCCGCTACTTCACACGTACGTGCAATGGCTCCGAAGTTGCGCACATCGGTGATTCCATCCAGTACTAGAATGAAGGGGTCTTTCCCCTGCTCGTACAAGAAAGGAATAATATCTTCGATATGCTCGTATGTGATAGCCGAAAGGAAGGCAATTACCCCCTGGTGGTTTTTGCGTGTAAAACGGTCGAGGCGTTCGTTGGGTACACGTTGCACCGCAATGTCTCGTGATTTTAGCAAAGCAAACAATTCTTTCGAAAGGTCTCCTTGAAGTTCACGTTTTACAATTACTTTATCTATTTCTTTTCCGGCTTCTATGGCTTCTATTATAGCACGTATGCCGAAAATCATTTCTTTCTCTTTCATTCTGTTATATTTAGGGTCGCAGACCTATTTGTTATTTTTTGTATGTGTGGCAACTACTATTCGTTGATAATGATAATGTTATACTAAATTTTTCGGGTTGCCTACCTCTCGTCTTTGCAATGCTAATTTACTTTTTTTGTATCCATATCCAAAATATATGATCAATCCGATTGCAAGCCATATAAGGAACATTACCCAGTTAGACCATCCCAACTCTGTCATCAGATATAAATTGGTAAGGATTCCCAATACGGGTAGCAACGAAAACTTATACCTGAATGCCGCAACAGACAATCCCAACCATATAGCCCAAAAGACTATCAGTAAGGGTTTGCTGACAATAACTTCTGTATAATCGGTTTTACCAATAAACAAAGATACTCCAACTATGAATAATATAAAAATGATATATTGCCCATTTATGTAGGGAACCTTAAATTTAGCCTTTTTACTTTCTCCTTTATGATCGAGAAACAGTACTCCCGAACACACAAGGATAAATGCAAAGAATGTACCTACGCTGGTAAGATCGACTACAAATTGCATGTCGAGAAACAATGAAGGTATACAGACTACAATCCCTGTAATAATAGTGGAGAAGGACGGAGTCTTATATTTGGGATGAATTTTCGAGAACTTAGGCCATAGCAATCCGTCGCGGCTCATTGTCATCCATATACGGGGTTGCCCGATCTGGAAGACGAGTATTGCGCTTGTGATGGCAATTATCGCTGTAAAAGATATTACCCCTGCCACAAAGTCCATATTTACCAATTGGAATACGTATGCTAAAGGGTCGTCTACACCCAAGTTTTTATAGTTTACCATTCCCGTGAGTACAAGTGCTATTGCAACATACAATATGGTACATATCCCCAAGCAGTAGAGCATTGCACGCGGCATGTCCCGTTGTGGATTTTTGCTTTCTTCGGCTGTGGTAGATATCGAATCGAAGCCGATGAAGGCAAAGAAGACAGCAGCCACACCCCCGAGAACCCCTTGTATGCCATTTGGTGCAAAAGGAGACCAGTTTTCGGGTTTTACAAAAAATGCTCCGATAAGGATTACGGCAAGTATTATTCCTATTTTGAGATATACCAATAAATTATTGAGCGTTTTAGATTCCTTTATCCCCAAGAAGACAAGAAAAGTAAGTGCGGTAACTACAAGTCCCGCAGGCAGGTTGATCAATATTTTTGAGCCGAAAAGTTCGGGGGCATTCTGATATATTTGGGCAGCCTTTAGTATGTGTGCAGGCAGGTCTGTACCTCCATGCAGTACTGCATTATGGGCTTTGTACGCCGTGGCGTATCCTATGGCGAGCCAGTCGGGCCACTGTATGCCAAACCCTTGCAGCAGGGTGGTGAAATATTCAGACCACGAAATTGCTATCACCATATTTGATACAGCATATTCGAGTATCAGTGCCCAGCCTATTGTCCATGCAAATATTTCGCCTAACGACACATAGGTGTATGTGTACGCACTTCCACTCACTGATATCATAGATGCAAACTGAGCATAACACAACGCTGTGAAGATACAGGCTATGGCAACAAAAACAAAAAGGAGCGACACTGCCGGTCCTCCATGAAAAGCTGCACGCCCTATCGTGCTGAAAATACCTGCGCCTACAATCGCAGCAATACCGAAAAGCGTCAGGTCTCTCACACCGAGTACTCTTTTCATTCCCGAGCCGATAGAATCGCCCTCGCCGGAGATGCTATCGATGTTCTTTTTTCTTATAAAAGAATTTAAATTCATCTATGTAAATATTCCTTTTCTATATTATAAAGAATTTGCAGATATAACAGGAAGCTTAATTTATATCGCTAATTATAATTTTGATTTTTATAAATTGATTGTATAAATGTCATATACTGTGGCTCTCGCTCCAAAGCCTTCTTTTTGCTCTATGAGCCCCTCGTTGAGATACAATCCGTTGTCTTCGGTGGAAACCCCATAGTCGAAGTATTTCTTGTCGGGATATGCTTCACTTATTATATGGTCTACCAGCAAATCTGTAGCTCCCTTTTTCTTTCCCTCGTCTGATGCTGCAATGTATTGGATATGTGCAACTGTTTTGGTTTCGAAAATAAGGCAGCCTGCAACTATATCCTTATCCGCATTTTTTACGGTAAAGAGATGTATGTTTTTCGGGAATTTCTTTTTCAATAAAAGAATTTCTTCCAAAGAATGCACCGGCTGTTTGTTGTATCGTGTTTGCAGATTATGTTCCAAGATTTTCCAAAAACCTTCCCAATTGTCAGATTTCTTTACTTTCAGATCACTCTTTTCTGCTTTTTTTATTCCTCGTTTTCGGAGTTCAGAATATTTTATTTTTTCGGAGATAAGTATCGACGATGATATATTCCGTTCTGTAAGCTCCGCTTTGTTGCGAAAGAGGGCATACAGGTCTTCTTCTGCGGGTTGCTGATGATAGATATGAGGAATAGCTTTGTAAACAATCTTCTTTATCCCTTGCCTGCGAAATGTGACGGTCAGGTATTCAAATGCAGATAATATATTTTTTGCTTTTGTATCCTTACTCATTATCATACCGCCGTATGTCAATCCCTTGTGAGAATAAAACACTTTGTTTTCGAGATGTCCCGGCAGAAGGGCAATCAATTTCCCTTTTTCGAAGAAGAGTAGAGAATAGTCTTTAAAGCGGTTGCCGTGATATTCTATAAAATCCCGATATAAAAGAAATGTGCCATTTTTCGAATTGCGAACAAAATTATCCCATTCGAGCTTGAAGTCGGGCGTGTATATTTTAATTTCCATCCTGACGGTATTTGATGAAATCTGAATAAGAATGAATGTAATTCATAGGATCATACTCGTCGGATGCTAATGCCATACATCTTGCATTCGGCGAATACTCTGTCTCTACCGCCCATATACCCGGAGGAATATGAAGCCCGTAAGAAGAGCTATCAAGGGTGACTGTTTTTTTATTTATCCCGTCATTCAACTCTACTTCGAAATTGCCCTTTATGGCGATCAGTATTTCGTGACAAAGCTTATGGGCATGCATCCCTCTTCTTTCTCCTGCGGGGATATCATAGATATAGAAAACCCGCTTTACGGTAAAGGGGATATAGTTTGCTATATTTTTATTCTCCTCCAGAGGGATAAGCGCACAATCTGATACTGCATATTTTTTTGACGAAGAAGCCTTTTTAGTTGAAGTTATAGATTTCTTATCAGATGATATAATCAAACCTATTGCATTTTCCGATATGCATTTTATCTCGCCTTTGTCTTGAGTATAAAATGCTTGGTGAGGTTTATCGAGTGTATATCTTTTATTGTGAACGGATATTTCTACAACGCCTTGCAAAGCAATCAATATCTGTTCGTTCTTTTCTAAGTCTTGCTTTTGCGTAATCAGCGAAACACAAGAGATATCGAACGGTATATGCTGCCCTATTTCGGCAAAGGTAAGCTTGCCCCGATGGTCTGTGATGGTTGGTAATTCGATAAAACTGTCTCTCTCCATATCCATTATCTTAGCCAAGGTTCAGGATTCATCTTGTTTGTACCTTGCCAGAGTTGGAAGTGCATTTGAGAGTAGCCCGTGTCGGGATCGGTATATACTTTACCCAACGACTGACCTGTTTTTACGGTATCACCTTGTTTCACATATATGCTCTGTATATTGCCATAGAAAGTGTAATAGTTTCCATGACGGACAATGATACAGGTGTTGTATCCCGGAATTGCGGCTACGTAAGTTACTTCACCATTAAATACGGATTTGGCATCGGCTCCCGCTTGAGATCGGATGTCTATACCTCCGCTCGAGGTGGTTACATTCCATTTGCTGTGCTGGTGTGTACCAAAACGTGTGGTAATGGTTGCGTTTCCAGATATAGGGTAGGGAAGTCTACCCTTATTTGCCGCAAAGTTGTTCGATAATGTTATATTTTCGGGAGTAGAAGTGGCAACCGGAGTGCGTGTTGTTGTTCTGCTTTCACTCGATCTAGTCCGATTCTTACTCTTATTATTCGTTGTCGCATTATTATTTTTCGCTGCTTCTGCACGCGCTTTTTCTTCGGCTATTCGTTTTGCTTCACGTTCCTGACGGGCTACCTCTTCGGCGATGAGCTTCGCTATCTGTCTGTCGAGGGCTTCGGCTTGATTTCTCTTCTGAGTCAGTATTTTTTGGAGGTCTTTCTGTTTGCTTTGTGCTTCGCTAACCTCTTGCTGATAATTTGTTTCTTCTTTCTTTAGCTTGTCTTGTTCCGAAGAGCGAAGATTGATTAGCGTCACCTTTTCGGTCTTTACTTTCTTCAACGCTTCTTTTCTTTCTTTGAGCGTTTCGCTCTTTTCTTTAATCTCGTCAGCCTGCTGGCTTCTCCACTCCGAGTATTCTCTCAGATAACGCATTCTTCGGTACGACTCGGTGAGTGATTTGCCCGATAGGATA from Dysgonomonas mossii encodes:
- the ribD gene encoding bifunctional diaminohydroxyphosphoribosylaminopyrimidine deaminase/5-amino-6-(5-phosphoribosylamino)uracil reductase RibD, with translation MTVDEKYMYRCLQLALNGKGFVSPNPMVGAVVVHNDKIIGEGFHREYGKAHAEVNAIASVKDKSLLKESTIYVSLEPCAHQGKTPPCAQLIIDNQIPHVVIACLDPYPAVSGRGIKMLQDAGIKVDVGILEREAWELNKEFFTIQTKGRPYIYLKWAQTQDGFIDKARGEKDIPQPTPISNEFSKMLVHKKRAVVPAIMIGTNTAIKDNPSLTTRHWYGKNPVRVILDRQGRIPLDYTIFDGKVETLVFTEKESFPKLEKVTFIQIPFDENLLENIFTTLKKRKIISVLVEGGQELLQSIIDKRLWDEAFIEISGITFNNGVRAPIIAGHILNEINWGASKHIHIRLA
- a CDS encoding RidA family protein; the protein is MKKIISTNNAPAAIGPYSQAIEVNGMVFLSGQLPIDPATGDFPEGGAKEQTEQCFKNIKAILTEAGLTTDNIVKTTVLLNDIAHFGAMNEVYATQFSGTFPARSAFAVKDLPKGALVEIEVIAAK
- the rlmB gene encoding 23S rRNA (guanosine(2251)-2'-O)-methyltransferase RlmB: MKEKEMIFGIRAIIEAIEAGKEIDKVIVKRELQGDLSKELFALLKSRDIAVQRVPNERLDRFTRKNHQGVIAFLSAITYEHIEDIIPFLYEQGKDPFILVLDGITDVRNFGAIARTCEVAGVDAIVIPAKGSVTVNADAIKTSAGALLKIPVCKEQSLTNAIQFLKNSGIKVVAATERGADDYTSVDYSGPIAFVMGAEDTGVSNDNLRIADNLVKIPQFGTIGSLNVSVAAGVLIYEVIRQKGIK
- a CDS encoding amino acid permease; translation: MNLNSFIRKKNIDSISGEGDSIGSGMKRVLGVRDLTLFGIAAIVGAGIFSTIGRAAFHGGPAVSLLFVFVAIACIFTALCYAQFASMISVSGSAYTYTYVSLGEIFAWTIGWALILEYAVSNMVIAISWSEYFTTLLQGFGIQWPDWLAIGYATAYKAHNAVLHGGTDLPAHILKAAQIYQNAPELFGSKILINLPAGLVVTALTFLVFLGIKESKTLNNLLVYLKIGIILAVILIGAFFVKPENWSPFAPNGIQGVLGGVAAVFFAFIGFDSISTTAEESKNPQRDMPRAMLYCLGICTILYVAIALVLTGMVNYKNLGVDDPLAYVFQLVNMDFVAGVISFTAIIAITSAILVFQIGQPRIWMTMSRDGLLWPKFSKIHPKYKTPSFSTIITGIVVCIPSLFLDMQFVVDLTSVGTFFAFILVCSGVLFLDHKGESKKAKFKVPYINGQYIIFILFIVGVSLFIGKTDYTEVIVSKPLLIVFWAIWLGLSVAAFRYKFSLLPVLGILTNLYLMTELGWSNWVMFLIWLAIGLIIYFGYGYKKSKLALQRREVGNPKNLV
- a CDS encoding GNAT family N-acetyltransferase, with the protein product MEIKIYTPDFKLEWDNFVRNSKNGTFLLYRDFIEYHGNRFKDYSLLFFEKGKLIALLPGHLENKVFYSHKGLTYGGMIMSKDTKAKNILSAFEYLTVTFRRQGIKKIVYKAIPHIYHQQPAEEDLYALFRNKAELTERNISSSILISEKIKYSELRKRGIKKAEKSDLKVKKSDNWEGFWKILEHNLQTRYNKQPVHSLEEILLLKKKFPKNIHLFTVKNADKDIVAGCLIFETKTVAHIQYIAASDEGKKKGATDLLVDHIISEAYPDKKYFDYGVSTEDNGLYLNEGLIEQKEGFGARATVYDIYTINL
- a CDS encoding sugar 3,4-ketoisomerase, with amino-acid sequence MERDSFIELPTITDHRGKLTFAEIGQHIPFDISCVSLITQKQDLEKNEQILIALQGVVEISVHNKRYTLDKPHQAFYTQDKGEIKCISENAIGLIISSDKKSITSTKKASSSKKYAVSDCALIPLEENKNIANYIPFTVKRVFYIYDIPAGERRGMHAHKLCHEILIAIKGNFEVELNDGINKKTVTLDSSSYGLHIPPGIWAVETEYSPNARCMALASDEYDPMNYIHSYSDFIKYRQDGN
- a CDS encoding murein hydrolase activator EnvC family protein, which codes for MRKTLLLLTLVISISSFAQTAKIKELEQQRKDALREISNTDKLLRETKKTTTNLLDRIKLISNQIFSRQKVLGLLEQEVSGISAEEIQIGKEIVILEAELKAKQANYAKAIDAMQRNRQGENKLLFILSGKSLTESYRRMRYLREYSEWRSQQADEIKEKSETLKERKEALKKVKTEKVTLINLRSSEQDKLKKEETNYQQEVSEAQSKQKDLQKILTQKRNQAEALDRQIAKLIAEEVARQEREAKRIAEEKARAEAAKNNNATTNNKSKNRTRSSESRTTTRTPVATSTPENITLSNNFAANKGRLPYPISGNATITTRFGTHQHSKWNVTTSSGGIDIRSQAGADAKSVFNGEVTYVAAIPGYNTCIIVRHGNYYTFYGNIQSIYVKQGDTVKTGQSLGKVYTDPDTGYSQMHFQLWQGTNKMNPEPWLR